Proteins from one Bos indicus x Bos taurus breed Angus x Brahman F1 hybrid chromosome 19, Bos_hybrid_MaternalHap_v2.0, whole genome shotgun sequence genomic window:
- the ARMC7 gene encoding armadillo repeat-containing protein 7 isoform X2 translates to MAQKPKVDPHVGRLGYLQALVTEFQQTQSQDAKEQVLANLANFAYDPGNYQYLRQLQVLDLFLDSLSEENETLVEFAIGICTVMKGPRRVRKPGLETRGRGS, encoded by the exons ATGGCCCAGAAGCCGAAGGTAGACCCCCACGTCGGTCGGCTGGGGTACCTGCAGGCGCTGGTCACGGAATTCCAGCAGACGCAGAGCCAAG ACGCCAAGGAGCAAGTGCTGGCCAACCTCGCCAACTTCGCCTATGACCCCGGTAACTACCAGTATCTGCGGCAACTGCAGGTCTTGGATTTATTCCTCGATTCGCTGTCGGAAGAGAATGAGACCCTGGTGGAGTTTGCTATTG GTATTTGCACTGTGATGAAAGGCCCCAGACGAGTGAGGAAGCCAGGTCTTGAGACGCGTGGACGGGGAAGTTGA
- the ARMC7 gene encoding armadillo repeat-containing protein 7 isoform X1, with amino-acid sequence MAQKPKVDPHVGRLGYLQALVTEFQQTQSQDAKEQVLANLANFAYDPGNYQYLRQLQVLDLFLDSLSEENETLVEFAIGGLCNLCADRANREHILQAGGVPLIVNCLSSPSEETVLSAVTALMGLGSPGARPHPELTARPVVQCMLRFSLSASARLRNLAQIFLEDFCSPSQVAEARSWRADAALGIPLPRTEGPQQP; translated from the exons ATGGCCCAGAAGCCGAAGGTAGACCCCCACGTCGGTCGGCTGGGGTACCTGCAGGCGCTGGTCACGGAATTCCAGCAGACGCAGAGCCAAG ACGCCAAGGAGCAAGTGCTGGCCAACCTCGCCAACTTCGCCTATGACCCCGGTAACTACCAGTATCTGCGGCAACTGCAGGTCTTGGATTTATTCCTCGATTCGCTGTCGGAAGAGAATGAGACCCTGGTGGAGTTTGCTATTG GCGGCCTCTGCAACCTGTGCGCCGACAGGGCCAACAGGGAACACATCCTGCAGGCGGGGGGCGTCCCCCTCATCGTCAACTGCCTGTCCAGCCCCAGCGAGGAGACCGTGCTGTCCGCCGTGACCGCGCTCATGGGCCTGGGCTCGCCTGGCGCGCGCCCCCACCCCGAGCTGACAGCCCGGCCCGTGGTCCAGTGCATGCTGCGCTTCTCCCTGTCAGCCAGCGCCCGGCTCCGAAACCTGGCCCAGATCTTCCTGGAAGACTTCTGCTCCCCCAGCCAGGTGGCCGAGGCCCGCAGCTGGCGAGCGGATGCCGCCCTGGGGATCCCCCTGCCGAGGACGGAGGGCCCCCAGCAGCCCTGA
- the SLC16A5 gene encoding monocarboxylate transporter 6 isoform X2, translating to MSQALERSEGCWAWVVLLASVVTQGLTLGFPTCIGIFFTELQREFQASNSETSWFPSILTAMLHAGGLGMCFSFQSSITVLGLYFTRWQVLANALASAGVSLGITLWPLLSRYLLEDLGWRGTFLIFGGVLLHCCVCGAVVRPVPASVTPEAREGLPSPSKRPSRGCPAACGRAIRRHLAFDVLRDNVGYRVYTLGVVWMILGFPLPHVFLVPYAIRHGMDEQKAALLISVIGFSNIFLRPMAGLVAGRREFAGHRKYLFSLAALLNGLTNLVCVASADFRVLVGYCLAYSVSMSGIGALLFQVLMDIVPMDRFSSALGLFTVLESISILISPPLAGLLLDTTDDFSYVFYMSSFFLISAALFMGGSFCVLGKKERQGPWAEAKGAVPEAAPEQGLATEDMDGPEKRLRVEIMYVTSV from the exons ATGTCCCAGGCCTTGGAGCGCTCCGAGGGCTGCTGGGCCTGGGTGGTGCTGCTGGCCTCCGTGGTGACGCAGGGCCTCACCCTGGGCTTCCCCACATGCATCGGCATCTTCTTCACCGAACTGCAGCGTGAGTTCCAGGCCAGCAACAGCGAGACTTCCTGGTTCCCCTCCATCCTGACAGCCATGCTCCACGCAGGGG GCCTGGGCATGTGTTTCAGCTTCCAGTCGAGCATCACCGTGCTGGGACTGTACTTCACCCGCTGGCAGGTGCTGGCCAACGCCCTGGCCTCAGCGGGTGTCTCCCTAGGCATCACGCTCTGGCCGCTGCTCTCCCGTTACCTCCTGGAGGACCTGGGCTGGCGAGGCACCTTCCTCATCTTCGGCGGGGTCCTTCTCCACTGCTGTGTCTGCGGGGCCGTCGTGAGGCCCGTGCCTGCCAGCGTGACCCCGGAGGCCAGAGAAGGCCTCCCCTCGCCTTCCAAGAGACCCTCGCGAGGCTGCCCGGCAGCATGTGGCCGGGCCATCCGGCGCCACCTGGCCTTCGACGTCCTGCGGGACAACGTGGGCTACCGCGTATACACACTGGGGGTTGTCTGGATGATCTTGGGTTTCCCGCTGCCCCACGTCTTCCTGGTCCCGTACGCCATTCGGCACGGGATGGACGAACAAAAGGCAGCCCTGCTCATCTCTGTCATCGGCTTTAGCAACATCTTCCTGCGGCCCATGGCTGGGCTGGTGGCGGGCCGCCGGGAGTTTGCAGGCCACCGCAAGTATCTGTTCAGCCTGGCGGCCCTGCTCAACGGGCTCACCAACCTGGTGTGCGTGGCATCGGCCGACTTCCGGGTGCTGGTGGGCTACTGCCTGGCATACAGCGTGTCCATGAGCGGCATCGGTGCCCTGCTTTTCCAGGTCCTCATGGACATCGTCCCCATGGACCGGTTCTCCAGCGCCCTGGGGCTCTTCACTGTCCTGGAGAGCATCTCCATCCTCATCTCCCCACCGCTGGCTG GACTCCTCCTGGACACCACCGACGACTTCAGCTACGTTTTCTACATGTCAAGTTTCTTCCTCATCTCGGCTGCCCTCTTCATGGGTGGCAGTTTCTGTGTCCTGGGCAAGAAGGAGCGGCAGGGCCCGTGGGCTGAGGCCAAAGGAGCTGTCCCAGAAGCTGCCCCGGAGCAGGGCCTCGCCACAGAGGATATGGATGGTCCTGAGAAGCGGCTGCGTGTCGAGATCATGTATGTGACTAGCGTCTGA
- the ARMC7 gene encoding armadillo repeat-containing protein 7 isoform X3, with amino-acid sequence MAQKPKVDPHVGRLGYLQALVTEFQQTQSQDAKEQVLANLANFAYDPGNYQYLRQLQVLDLFLDSLSEENETLVEFAIGKD; translated from the exons ATGGCCCAGAAGCCGAAGGTAGACCCCCACGTCGGTCGGCTGGGGTACCTGCAGGCGCTGGTCACGGAATTCCAGCAGACGCAGAGCCAAG ACGCCAAGGAGCAAGTGCTGGCCAACCTCGCCAACTTCGCCTATGACCCCGGTAACTACCAGTATCTGCGGCAACTGCAGGTCTTGGATTTATTCCTCGATTCGCTGTCGGAAGAGAATGAGACCCTGGTGGAGTTTGCTATTGGTAAGGATTAG
- the SLC16A5 gene encoding monocarboxylate transporter 6 isoform X1: MSQALERSEGCWAWVVLLASVVTQGLTLGFPTCIGIFFTELQREFQASNSETSWFPSILTAMLHAGGPLCSILVGRFGCRATMMLGGVLASLGMVAGSFCRTLGQLYLTAGFITGLGMCFSFQSSITVLGLYFTRWQVLANALASAGVSLGITLWPLLSRYLLEDLGWRGTFLIFGGVLLHCCVCGAVVRPVPASVTPEAREGLPSPSKRPSRGCPAACGRAIRRHLAFDVLRDNVGYRVYTLGVVWMILGFPLPHVFLVPYAIRHGMDEQKAALLISVIGFSNIFLRPMAGLVAGRREFAGHRKYLFSLAALLNGLTNLVCVASADFRVLVGYCLAYSVSMSGIGALLFQVLMDIVPMDRFSSALGLFTVLESISILISPPLAGLLLDTTDDFSYVFYMSSFFLISAALFMGGSFCVLGKKERQGPWAEAKGAVPEAAPEQGLATEDMDGPEKRLRVEIMYVTSV, translated from the exons ATGTCCCAGGCCTTGGAGCGCTCCGAGGGCTGCTGGGCCTGGGTGGTGCTGCTGGCCTCCGTGGTGACGCAGGGCCTCACCCTGGGCTTCCCCACATGCATCGGCATCTTCTTCACCGAACTGCAGCGTGAGTTCCAGGCCAGCAACAGCGAGACTTCCTGGTTCCCCTCCATCCTGACAGCCATGCTCCACGCAGGGG gCCCCCTGTGTAGTATCCTGGTGGGACGCTTTGGCTGCAGAGCAACGATGATGCTGGGCGGCGTGCTGGCCAGCCTGGGCATGGTGGCCGGCTCCTTTTGCCGCACCCTCGGCCAGCTCTACCTCACGGCAGGATTCATCACAG GCCTGGGCATGTGTTTCAGCTTCCAGTCGAGCATCACCGTGCTGGGACTGTACTTCACCCGCTGGCAGGTGCTGGCCAACGCCCTGGCCTCAGCGGGTGTCTCCCTAGGCATCACGCTCTGGCCGCTGCTCTCCCGTTACCTCCTGGAGGACCTGGGCTGGCGAGGCACCTTCCTCATCTTCGGCGGGGTCCTTCTCCACTGCTGTGTCTGCGGGGCCGTCGTGAGGCCCGTGCCTGCCAGCGTGACCCCGGAGGCCAGAGAAGGCCTCCCCTCGCCTTCCAAGAGACCCTCGCGAGGCTGCCCGGCAGCATGTGGCCGGGCCATCCGGCGCCACCTGGCCTTCGACGTCCTGCGGGACAACGTGGGCTACCGCGTATACACACTGGGGGTTGTCTGGATGATCTTGGGTTTCCCGCTGCCCCACGTCTTCCTGGTCCCGTACGCCATTCGGCACGGGATGGACGAACAAAAGGCAGCCCTGCTCATCTCTGTCATCGGCTTTAGCAACATCTTCCTGCGGCCCATGGCTGGGCTGGTGGCGGGCCGCCGGGAGTTTGCAGGCCACCGCAAGTATCTGTTCAGCCTGGCGGCCCTGCTCAACGGGCTCACCAACCTGGTGTGCGTGGCATCGGCCGACTTCCGGGTGCTGGTGGGCTACTGCCTGGCATACAGCGTGTCCATGAGCGGCATCGGTGCCCTGCTTTTCCAGGTCCTCATGGACATCGTCCCCATGGACCGGTTCTCCAGCGCCCTGGGGCTCTTCACTGTCCTGGAGAGCATCTCCATCCTCATCTCCCCACCGCTGGCTG GACTCCTCCTGGACACCACCGACGACTTCAGCTACGTTTTCTACATGTCAAGTTTCTTCCTCATCTCGGCTGCCCTCTTCATGGGTGGCAGTTTCTGTGTCCTGGGCAAGAAGGAGCGGCAGGGCCCGTGGGCTGAGGCCAAAGGAGCTGTCCCAGAAGCTGCCCCGGAGCAGGGCCTCGCCACAGAGGATATGGATGGTCCTGAGAAGCGGCTGCGTGTCGAGATCATGTATGTGACTAGCGTCTGA
- the NT5C gene encoding 5'(3')-deoxyribonucleotidase, cytosolic type produces the protein MRTPAGRARPVRVLVDMDGVLADFEAGLLRGFLQRFPGELHVPLEERRGFFANEQYRALRPDLADKVASVYEAPGFFLDLEPIPGALEAMREMNDMQDTQVFICTSPLMKYDHCVQEKYHWVEKHLGPQFVERIILTSDKTVISGDLLIDDKEVIQGHEETPSWEHILFTCCHNQHLALTPPRRRLRSWSDNWREIIDSKRRALPPDPDGLGLPQQ, from the exons ATGAGGACGCCGGCGGGGCGCGCGCGGCCCGTGCGGGTGCTGGTGGACATGGACGGCGTGCTGGCGGACTTCGAGGCCGGCCTGCTGCGGGGCTTCCTCCAGCGGTTCCCCGGGGAGCTGCACGTGCCGCTGGAGGAGCGCCGCGGCTTCTTCGCGAACGAGCAGTACCGGGCGCTGCGCCCCGACCTGGCG GACAAAGTGGCCAGTGTGTATGAAGCCCCAGGCTTTTTCCTAGACTTGGAGCCCATCCCTGGAGCCTTGGAAGCCATGCGGGAGATGAATGACATGCAGGA CACCCAGGTCTTCATCTGCACAAGCCCTCTGATGAAGTACGACCACTGTGTGCAGGAGAAG TACCACTGGGTGGAGAAGCACCTGGGACCCCAGTTTGTGGAGCGCATTATCTTGACGAGCGACAAGACAGTGATCTCGGGGGACCTACTCATTGATGACAAGGAGGTCATTCAAG GCCACGAGGAGACCCCCAGCTGGGAGCACATCCTGTTCACCTGCTGCCACAACCAGCACCTGGCCCTGACCCCGCCTCGGAGACGGCTGCGCTCCTGGAGCGACAACTGGAGGGAGATTATAGACAGCAAGCGGCGAGCCCTGCCGCCGGACCCCGACGGCCTGGGGTTGCCCCAGCAGTGA